A genomic segment from Streptomyces sp. NBC_00237 encodes:
- a CDS encoding IclR family transcriptional regulator C-terminal domain-containing protein, whose translation MPDTNTTADDALPADGGPAVGGPADDLPAEAVGPLLRGVDVLRRLTDAGGRLSPGDLVRSTGLARSTVDRVTQTLARMGYLRLDGRDAALTPRLMELGNAYLAALRVPGLLGPHAEHLADALDESVSLAVPDRDGIRFVHQSTRRRAMSLSFRIGDLLPAERTAPGALFATDWDEAAWARWRKRRTADPQGLGFLAVPPLEDTPDEAHFAERTRWAREQGWALDDQLIEPGLVALALPVRDAAGRPVCAVSVVSHTSRHSAASLRKTVLPQLRLAVGEMEKELRESPVEEAVTSPAPLASWTSASKQELGAGFVESLARGLTVLTAFGAGRPELTLTGVAQACGLARATARRALITFVHLGYVEARDGMFRPTPRVLGLGFPPLSRLSLPQIAEPHLAALAQRVHDSTSLSVLTGTEIQYTARVATSRVMNVNITVGTRFPAYATSMGRVLLADLPEGERAALLAASAPQALTPRTRTSVEELTALLEQVREDRYAMTDGELEEGLRSVAVPVRDRTGVAVAAVNVAMHSSRRTAAEVRTEVLPALRSAVAGIEGDLAQAGRFTRTTAC comes from the coding sequence GGCCCGCTGCTGCGCGGCGTCGACGTGCTGCGCCGCCTCACCGACGCGGGCGGGCGGCTGAGTCCGGGCGATCTCGTACGGTCCACGGGCCTGGCCCGCTCGACCGTCGACCGCGTCACCCAGACCCTGGCCCGGATGGGCTACCTACGGCTCGACGGCCGCGACGCCGCGCTCACGCCGCGCCTGATGGAGCTGGGCAACGCCTATCTGGCCGCGCTCCGCGTCCCCGGCCTGCTCGGCCCGCACGCGGAGCACCTCGCGGACGCGCTGGACGAGTCGGTGTCGCTCGCCGTGCCCGACCGCGACGGCATCCGTTTCGTCCACCAGTCGACGCGGCGCCGCGCGATGTCGCTCAGCTTCCGCATCGGTGACCTGCTGCCCGCCGAACGGACCGCGCCCGGCGCCCTGTTCGCGACCGACTGGGACGAAGCGGCGTGGGCGCGCTGGCGGAAGCGCCGCACGGCCGATCCGCAGGGGCTCGGCTTCCTCGCCGTACCGCCACTGGAAGACACGCCGGACGAGGCCCACTTCGCGGAGCGCACGCGGTGGGCTCGGGAACAAGGGTGGGCGCTGGACGACCAGTTGATCGAGCCGGGACTGGTCGCGCTGGCGCTCCCGGTACGGGACGCGGCCGGGCGGCCGGTGTGTGCCGTGAGCGTGGTGAGCCACACGAGCAGGCACAGCGCGGCGTCACTGCGCAAGACCGTACTGCCCCAACTACGCCTGGCCGTTGGGGAAATGGAGAAGGAGCTGCGCGAGTCTCCGGTCGAGGAGGCCGTCACCTCCCCCGCCCCACTGGCGAGTTGGACGAGCGCGTCGAAGCAGGAGTTGGGCGCCGGTTTCGTGGAGTCGCTGGCGCGCGGGCTGACCGTGCTGACGGCGTTCGGCGCGGGCCGTCCGGAGCTGACGCTGACGGGCGTGGCTCAGGCGTGCGGTCTCGCGCGGGCGACGGCACGGCGCGCGCTGATCACCTTCGTGCACCTGGGGTACGTGGAAGCCCGGGACGGGATGTTCCGGCCGACGCCCCGGGTGCTGGGGCTCGGGTTCCCGCCGCTGTCGCGGCTGTCGCTGCCGCAGATCGCGGAGCCGCACCTGGCAGCGCTGGCGCAGCGGGTGCACGACTCGACGTCGCTGTCCGTGCTGACCGGCACGGAGATCCAGTACACGGCACGGGTCGCCACCAGCCGGGTCATGAACGTCAACATCACGGTGGGCACCCGGTTTCCCGCGTACGCGACCTCCATGGGCCGCGTTCTGCTGGCCGACCTGCCCGAGGGCGAGCGTGCCGCGTTGCTCGCCGCCTCCGCGCCGCAGGCGCTCACCCCCCGCACCCGGACCTCCGTCGAGGAGCTGACAGCCCTCCTTGAGCAGGTGCGGGAGGACCGATACGCCATGACGGACGGCGAGTTGGAGGAGGGTCTGCGGTCGGTGGCCGTGCCGGTCCGGGACCGTACGGGAGTGGCGGTGGCGGCCGTCAACGTCGCCATGCACAGCAGTCGGCGGACCGCCGCAGAGGTGCGCACCGAGGTGCTGCCCGCACTGCGGTCGGCGGTCGCCGGGATCGAGGGGGACCTCGCCCAGGCCGGGAGGTTCACCCGTACGACGGCTTGCTGA
- a CDS encoding DUF4239 domain-containing protein, translating to MEVWLLNHLSTLGLAILMIGGVFVFAALGSMMTRRKFPQVVKGTNNDMVGVLLGMYGAIYGIILAFVVVAEWEGIGVAENIVANEATHAAEIVRGAAAFPEPVEKRLIASVGDYTHAVVEVQWPLMRAGKSDSRATESALQGIYQVLQSYEPVTESEKTYYAQAVAHLDDVVSDRRDRITASTSELPILLKVLVYGGALVMVPLTFLYGIPNRKAQLMFVGSVAALIGVSLLLTLSLDRPFAGDLAVPPTPFKEGALAQFWQ from the coding sequence ATGGAAGTGTGGCTGCTGAACCACCTCAGCACGCTCGGCCTCGCCATACTGATGATCGGCGGCGTCTTCGTCTTCGCCGCACTCGGCAGCATGATGACCCGGCGCAAGTTCCCGCAGGTGGTCAAGGGCACCAACAACGACATGGTCGGTGTGCTGCTCGGCATGTACGGCGCGATCTACGGCATCATCCTGGCCTTCGTCGTGGTGGCCGAATGGGAAGGCATAGGGGTCGCCGAGAACATCGTCGCCAACGAGGCCACCCACGCCGCGGAGATCGTCCGCGGCGCGGCCGCCTTCCCCGAGCCGGTGGAGAAGAGACTGATCGCTTCCGTCGGCGACTACACGCACGCCGTCGTCGAGGTCCAGTGGCCGTTGATGCGGGCGGGGAAATCGGACAGCCGGGCCACCGAGAGCGCACTCCAGGGCATCTACCAGGTGCTCCAGAGCTACGAGCCCGTCACCGAGTCCGAGAAGACCTACTACGCGCAGGCCGTCGCGCACCTCGACGACGTCGTCTCCGACCGGCGCGACCGGATCACCGCCTCCACGTCCGAGCTGCCCATACTGCTGAAGGTGCTGGTCTACGGCGGCGCGCTCGTGATGGTCCCGCTGACCTTCCTGTACGGAATCCCCAACAGGAAGGCCCAACTGATGTTCGTCGGCTCGGTCGCCGCGCTGATCGGGGTGAGTCTGCTGCTCACGCTCTCCCTGGACCGGCCGTTCGCGGGCGACCTCGCGGTGCCGCCGACGCCGTTCAAGGAGGGTGCGCTCGCGCAGTTCTGGCAGTAG
- a CDS encoding pyridoxamine 5'-phosphate oxidase family protein, giving the protein MALAPEERTRFLAEPHIGALSVADADGRAPLTVPIWYQYEPGGDLWVLTSAASRKADLIRAAGRVSLMADVTEPTVRYVSVEGPVVAEEPATKEQLTEMSARYLPADKVAGYVEWSWKEHGEQVVFRIRPQRWLSADMGSV; this is encoded by the coding sequence GTGGCACTCGCACCGGAAGAACGCACCCGATTCCTCGCCGAGCCGCACATCGGCGCCCTCTCCGTCGCCGACGCCGACGGGCGGGCCCCGCTGACCGTGCCGATCTGGTACCAGTACGAGCCGGGCGGCGACCTGTGGGTCCTGACCTCGGCCGCCTCCCGCAAGGCGGACCTGATCCGGGCCGCCGGGCGCGTCTCGCTGATGGCCGACGTGACGGAGCCGACGGTCCGTTACGTGTCGGTGGAGGGGCCCGTGGTCGCGGAGGAGCCCGCCACCAAGGAGCAGCTCACCGAGATGTCGGCCCGCTACCTGCCCGCCGACAAGGTCGCGGGGTACGTGGAGTGGTCGTGGAAGGAGCACGGCGAGCAGGTCGTGTTCCGCATCCGGCCGCAGCGGTGGCTGAGCGCGGACATGGGCTCGGTCTGA
- a CDS encoding response regulator transcription factor, with translation MIVAEDSALLRQGIVRLLTDAGFDVAAALGDARALPALVDLHRPDAVLLDIRMPPTHTDEGLRAAAAIRERHPGTGILLLSQYVETTDTVRELARDPRGFGYLLKERVADIDDLGSALKRVAAGESVLDPQVVARLLAAPRAPGPLDELTGREREVLGLMAEGRSNDAIARHLVIGAKTVETHVRNIFAKLALEADLHDHRRVRAVLTYLRA, from the coding sequence GTGATAGTGGCGGAGGACTCGGCGCTCCTGAGGCAGGGGATCGTACGGCTCCTCACCGACGCGGGATTCGACGTCGCCGCCGCACTCGGCGACGCCCGGGCGCTGCCCGCCCTCGTCGACCTGCACCGCCCGGACGCCGTGCTCCTCGACATCCGGATGCCGCCCACGCACACCGACGAGGGCCTGCGCGCCGCCGCCGCGATCCGCGAACGGCATCCCGGGACCGGCATTCTGCTGCTGTCGCAGTACGTGGAGACCACCGACACCGTGCGGGAGCTGGCGCGTGACCCGCGCGGCTTCGGCTATCTGCTCAAGGAGCGCGTCGCCGACATCGACGACCTCGGCAGCGCGCTGAAGAGGGTCGCGGCGGGCGAGAGCGTCCTCGATCCGCAGGTGGTGGCCCGGCTGCTGGCCGCGCCGCGTGCGCCGGGCCCGCTCGACGAGCTGACCGGCCGCGAGCGCGAGGTGCTGGGGCTGATGGCGGAGGGCCGAAGCAACGACGCCATCGCCCGTCATCTGGTCATCGGCGCGAAGACGGTCGAGACGCACGTCCGCAACATCTTCGCCAAGCTGGCGCTGGAGGCGGACCTGCACGACCACCGCAGAGTCCGGGCCGTGCTGACGTATCTGCGCGCCTGA